A DNA window from Paramormyrops kingsleyae isolate MSU_618 chromosome 10, PKINGS_0.4, whole genome shotgun sequence contains the following coding sequences:
- the pabir2 gene encoding protein FAM122B isoform X1, translating into MSASMNSSAVVPHERMELDLEIPSPMAQTDSLLKRSNSAPMINGLSDHSQVFHREINPSRRNSTTVVNRPSLVPSSPIRIPSSRLHQIKQEEGVDVMNRETAHEREVQTAMQMSHSWEESLSLSDNDFDKSSSSSPKRIDFVPVSPAPSPTRGLGKKQCFSPSLQILVSSSGPSPVPSPTRRFSRRSQSPINCIRPSILGPIKRRGEVEMEMESQPKRLFQGSTTMLTPEAPHLSDLAPCLSSDLLDGSLSSLGSSSGSPAKMEGVSPSPGNSPLSLLQDLSPK; encoded by the exons ATGTCGGCATCTATGAACAGCTCCGCCGTGGTGCCGCATGAGAGGATGGAGCTAGACCTGGAGATCCCGTCACCGATGGCCCAGACGGACAGCCTGCTGAAAAGGTCCAACAGCGCGCCCATGATAAACGGACTCAG TGACCACTCTCAAGTCTTCCATCGGGAGATCAATCCGAGCAGGAGAAACAGCACCACAGTGGTGAATCGTCCCAGCCTG GTTCCTTCCTCTCCAATCCGCATCCCCAGCTCCAGGCTGCACCAGATCAAGCAG GAGGAAGGTGTGGACGTGATGAACAGGGAGACGGCCCACGAGCG GGAGGTGCAGACTGCCATGCAGATGAGTCACTCCTGGGAGGAGAGTCTCAGTTTG AGTGATAACGACTTTGACAAGTCCTCCTCGTCCTCCCCGAAGCGGATTGACTTTGTGCCGGTGTCACCGGCACCGTCCCCAACTAGGGGACTCGGAAAAAAG CAATGCTTCTCCCCGTCCCTGCAAATCCTGGTGAGCAGCAGCGggcccagccctgtgcccagcCCAACGCGACGCTTTAG TAGGAGGAGCCAGAGCCCCATCAACTGCATTCGCCCCAGCATCCTGGGGCCAATCAAGCGGCGAG GTGAGGtggagatggagatggagagccAGCCCAAGAGGCTGTTCCAGGGCTCCACCACTATGCTGACTCCCGAGGCGCCGCACCTCTCCGACCTGGCCCCCTG CCTGTCCTCCGACCTGCTGGACGGGAGCCTCAGCAGCCTGGGCTCCTCCTCGGGATCCCCGGCCAAGATGGAGGGGGTGTCCCCATCGCCCGGCAACTCCCCCCTcagcctgcttcaggacctCTCGCCCAAGTGA
- the pabir2 gene encoding protein FAM122B isoform X2 has translation MSASMNSSAVVPHERMELDLEIPSPMAQTDSLLKRSNSAPMINGLSDHSQVFHREINPSRRNSTTVVNRPSLVPSSPIRIPSSRLHQIKQEEGVDVMNRETAHEREVQTAMQMSHSWEESLSLSDNDFDKSSSSSPKRIDFVPVSPAPSPTRGLGKKQCFSPSLQILVSSSGPSPVPSPTRRFSRRSQSPINCIRPSILGPIKRRGEVEMEMESQPKRLFQGSTTMLTPEAPHLSDLAP, from the exons ATGTCGGCATCTATGAACAGCTCCGCCGTGGTGCCGCATGAGAGGATGGAGCTAGACCTGGAGATCCCGTCACCGATGGCCCAGACGGACAGCCTGCTGAAAAGGTCCAACAGCGCGCCCATGATAAACGGACTCAG TGACCACTCTCAAGTCTTCCATCGGGAGATCAATCCGAGCAGGAGAAACAGCACCACAGTGGTGAATCGTCCCAGCCTG GTTCCTTCCTCTCCAATCCGCATCCCCAGCTCCAGGCTGCACCAGATCAAGCAG GAGGAAGGTGTGGACGTGATGAACAGGGAGACGGCCCACGAGCG GGAGGTGCAGACTGCCATGCAGATGAGTCACTCCTGGGAGGAGAGTCTCAGTTTG AGTGATAACGACTTTGACAAGTCCTCCTCGTCCTCCCCGAAGCGGATTGACTTTGTGCCGGTGTCACCGGCACCGTCCCCAACTAGGGGACTCGGAAAAAAG CAATGCTTCTCCCCGTCCCTGCAAATCCTGGTGAGCAGCAGCGggcccagccctgtgcccagcCCAACGCGACGCTTTAG TAGGAGGAGCCAGAGCCCCATCAACTGCATTCGCCCCAGCATCCTGGGGCCAATCAAGCGGCGAG GTGAGGtggagatggagatggagagccAGCCCAAGAGGCTGTTCCAGGGCTCCACCACTATGCTGACTCCCGAGGCGCCGCACCTCTCCGACCTGGCCCCCTG